Proteins encoded together in one Accipiter gentilis chromosome 16, bAccGen1.1, whole genome shotgun sequence window:
- the RACGAP1 gene encoding rac GTPase-activating protein 1 — METAMLNLRSLYDQLMRQAEVLSEGNEYQFIQLAKNFEEHRRKLQKTEHELGRCKDLLMKTEAERSALDVKLKHARNQVDVEIKRRQKAETDCEKLERQIQLIRELLMCDASGSIQLSEEQKSALAFLNRPQVSIGGSGNKRLSTIDESGSILSDISFDKTDESLDWDSSVVKAVRLKRREKRRSSRQFIEGPPGPQKKTRSIGSTVDQGNESIVAKTTVMVPNDGGPIEAISTIQTVPYSLRSRRKSGPLQPWSSESSIGSKQLESKPETDGSGTPQNNGGVRLHEFVSKTVIKPESCVPCGKRVKFGKICLKCRDCRVVTHPECRDRCPLPCIPTLTGTPVRIGDGTLMDFVPSTPPMIPSIIVHCVNEIEQRGLHETGLYRISGCDKTVRELKEKFLRAKNIPLLSKVDDIHAICGLLKDFLRSLKEPLLTFRLNKTFMEAAEILDEDNSVAAMYQAVGELPQANRDTLAFLMIHLQRVAQSPETKMDITNLAKVFGPTIVAHAVPDPDPMTLLQDTKRQPKVVERLLLLPMDYWSQLMMVEQENIDPAHVIENVNAYSTPQTPDVKVSMLGPLTTPEQQLSKTPSSSSLSQKVRSTFSKTTPKFGSKSKSTTQLGHQGNFFASPLLK, encoded by the exons ATGGAGACTGCGATGCTGAACTTACGGAGTCTGTATGATCAACTTATGCGCCAGGCTGAAGTTTTAAGTGAAGGAAACGAATACC aGTTTATTCAGTTAGCAAAGAACTTTGAAGAGCATCGGAGAAAATTGCAGAAAACGGAGCATGAGCTTGGCAGGTGCAAAGATCTTCTCATGAAAACTGAAGCTGAACGTAGTGCTTTGGATGTGAAGCTGAAACATGCTCGCAATCAAGTGGATGTGGAGATCAAACGAAGGCAAAAAGCTGAAACGGACTGTGAAAAGCTG GAACGCCAAATACAACTGATTCGAGAGCTGCTCATGTGTGATGCATCCGGGAGCATTCAGCTAAGTGAAGAACAGAAGTCCGCCCTTGCCTTTCTTAACAGGCCACAGGTTTCTATAGGGGGTTCAGGCAacaaaag GCTGTCTACAATAGATGAATCTGGCTCAATTCTGTCAGACATCAGCTTTGACAAGACTGATGAGTCACTG GACTGGGATTCCTCTGTGGTGAAAGCTGTCAgactgaaaaggagagagaagcgG CGGTCTTCCAGGCAGTTCATTGAAGGCCCGCCAGGTCCTCAGAAGAAAACTCGATCAATTGGCTCCACAGTGGACCAG GGAAATGAATCCATAGTAGCAAAGACAACGGTCATGGTCCCCAATGATGGCGGCCCAATTGAAGCTATCTCTACTATCCAGACTGTGCCTTATAGTCTGAGAAGCCGGAGGAAGAGTG gtCCTTTGCAGCCTTGGAGCAGCGAGTCAAGCATAGGCAGTAAGCAGCTGGAATCCAAACCGGAGACTGATGGCTCTGGCACCCCGCAGAACAATGGGGGAGTGAGGCTGCATGAATTTGTTTCAAAGACG GTTATCAAGCCAGAATCGTGTGTTCCATGTGGAAAGAGAGTAAAATTTGGAAAAATCTGTCTGAAGTGTAGAGATTGCCGTGTGGTCACTCATCCAGAGTGTCGCGACCGCTGCCCTCTTCCCTGTATCCCCACCTTGACAGGCACTCCTGTGAGAATTGGAGAT GGGACCTTGATGGACTTTGTCCCTTCTACTCCTCCAATGATCCCTTCTATCATAGTGCACTGTGTTAATGAGATCGAGCAGCGAGGGCTGCATGAG ACAGGCCTTTACCGGATATCTGGCTGTGACAAGACAGTGAGGGAACTGAAAGAGAAGTTTCTTAGAGcaaaaaatattcctttgctcAGTAAAGTGGATGATATCCATGCTATCTGTGGCCTTCTTAAGGACTTTCTCCGCAGCCTGAAAGAACCCCTTCTCACTTTCCGGTTAAACAAGACTTTTATGGAAGCTGCAG aaatcttGGATGAGGACAACAGTGTTGCTGCTATGTACCAAGCAGTTGGTGAACTTCCTCAGGCCAATAGGGACACCCTAGCTTTCCTCATGATCCACCTGCAGAG ggtGGCTCAGAGCCCGGAGACTAAAATGGACATTACCAACTTGGCCAAAGTCTTTGGCCCCACAATAGTTGCCCATGCGGTACCTGATCCTGACCCTATGACGCTTCTGCAAGACACTAAACGGCAACCCAAGGTAG TGGAGCGACTTCTGCTGTTGCCTATGGACTACTGGAGTCAGTTGATGATGGTGGAGCAAGAAAACATTGACCCAGCGCACGTAATTGAAAACGTCAATGCCTACTCCACTCCACAGACTCCAGATGTTAAAG tgagCATGCTTGGACCTCTCACTACTCCGGAACAGCAGCTCTCCAAGACACCATCGTCGAGCTCCCTGTCCCAGAAGGTCCGGTCTACCTTCAGCAAAACCACCCCCAA ATTTGGGAGCAAAAGCAAGTCAACAACCCAGCTTGGGCATCAGGGCAACTTTTTTGCCTCTCCTCTGCTGAAGTGA